In Phenylobacterium zucineum HLK1, one DNA window encodes the following:
- the amaB gene encoding L-piperidine-6-carboxylate dehydrogenase, whose amino-acid sequence MNAPANIASAKTEAAAVLGRLGVDRALWTGGPRAVRSPVTGEIIADVHDTPLAAVAQTIETAHEAFRAWRNVPAPRRGELIRLFGEELRAAKADLAAVVTLEAGKITSEALGEVQEMIDICDFAVGLSRQLYGLTIATERPDHRMMETWHPLGVVGIISAFNFPVAVWCWNSALALVCGDPCVWKPSEKTPLTALATQAVFERALARFGDAPKGLSAVILGGREVGEALVDHPKVPLVSATGSTAMGRAVGPRLAQRFARALLELGGNNAAIIAPTADLDLALRGVAFAAMGTAGQRCTTLRRLFVHESIYDGFVGALKAAYASVPVGDPRQAGVLVGPLIDAASFDGMQKSLADARAAGGQVQGGERVEMGEEAFYVRPAIVEMPGQTDVVKRETFAPILYVMKYRDIEEAIALQNDVPQGLSSSIFTNDMREAELFISARGSDCGIANVNIGPSGAEIGGAFGGEKETGGGRESGSDAWKAYMRRATNTLNYGKTLPLAQGVSFEIKTAP is encoded by the coding sequence ATGAACGCTCCCGCCAACATCGCTTCCGCCAAGACCGAAGCCGCCGCGGTGCTGGGACGCCTGGGCGTCGACCGCGCCCTGTGGACCGGCGGCCCCCGCGCCGTCCGCTCGCCCGTGACCGGGGAGATCATCGCCGACGTCCACGACACCCCGCTCGCCGCGGTGGCGCAGACCATCGAGACGGCGCACGAGGCCTTCCGCGCCTGGCGCAACGTGCCCGCGCCGCGGCGCGGCGAGCTGATCCGCCTGTTCGGCGAGGAACTGCGCGCGGCCAAGGCCGACCTCGCCGCCGTCGTCACCCTGGAAGCCGGCAAGATCACCTCCGAAGCCCTCGGCGAGGTCCAGGAGATGATCGACATCTGCGACTTCGCCGTCGGCCTGTCGCGCCAGCTCTATGGCCTGACCATCGCCACCGAGCGTCCGGACCACCGGATGATGGAGACCTGGCACCCGCTGGGCGTCGTCGGGATCATCTCGGCCTTCAACTTCCCGGTCGCCGTGTGGTGCTGGAACTCGGCCCTGGCGCTGGTGTGCGGCGACCCCTGCGTCTGGAAGCCGTCGGAGAAGACCCCGTTGACGGCGCTCGCCACCCAGGCGGTGTTCGAACGCGCCCTGGCCCGGTTCGGCGACGCCCCCAAGGGCCTCTCGGCCGTGATCCTCGGCGGCCGCGAAGTGGGCGAGGCGCTGGTGGACCACCCCAAGGTGCCGCTGGTGTCGGCCACCGGTTCGACGGCCATGGGCCGCGCCGTCGGCCCGCGCCTCGCGCAGCGGTTCGCCCGCGCGCTGCTGGAGCTGGGCGGCAACAACGCGGCGATCATCGCGCCGACCGCTGACCTCGACCTCGCCCTGCGCGGCGTCGCCTTCGCGGCCATGGGGACGGCGGGCCAACGGTGCACGACGCTGCGGCGCCTGTTCGTCCACGAGAGCATCTACGACGGCTTCGTCGGCGCGCTGAAGGCGGCCTACGCCTCGGTGCCGGTGGGCGATCCGCGGCAGGCCGGCGTCCTGGTGGGCCCCCTTATCGACGCCGCCAGCTTCGACGGGATGCAGAAGTCCCTCGCCGACGCGCGCGCCGCGGGCGGCCAGGTGCAGGGGGGCGAGCGCGTGGAGATGGGCGAGGAGGCCTTCTACGTGCGTCCCGCGATCGTCGAGATGCCCGGCCAGACAGACGTCGTGAAGCGCGAGACCTTCGCGCCGATCCTCTACGTCATGAAGTACAGGGACATCGAGGAGGCGATCGCCCTGCAGAACGACGTGCCCCAGGGTCTGTCGTCCTCGATCTTCACCAACGACATGCGCGAGGCCGAGCTCTTCATCTCGGCGCGCGGCTCGGACTGCGGCATCGCCAACGTCAACATCGGCCCCTCGGGCGCCGAGATCGGCGGGGCGTTCGGCGGCGAGAAGGAGACCGGCGGCGGGCGCGAGTCGGGTTCGGACGCCTGGAAGGCCTACATGCGCCGGGCGACCAACACCCTGAACTACGGCAAGACCCTGCCGCTGGCCCAGGGCGTCAGCTTCGAGATCAAGACGGCCCCTTAA
- a CDS encoding AAA family ATPase, translating to MTIAPEAANAGGDPFASVDALIERLAGVGYIASRRIATALYMAVKLQKPILVEGSAGVGKTELALSTATMLGQPLIRMQCYEGLDESKALYEWKYGKQLLYTQILKDRMGEALADASSMDAAMDRLHGMGDLFFSEPFLEPRPLMKALQQDDGCVLLIDEVDKSDEAFEAFLLEVLSAYQVSVPELGVLKAKVPPLVFLTSNNVRDLGDALKRRCIHLHIPLPEASLEEKIVASRVPGIEAKLTRELVAFVQSLRTMDLRKSPSISETVDWARALVLLHADSLSAEVVRDTLNVILKFEQDIAAVEPQVVELLHRR from the coding sequence TTGACGATTGCTCCTGAGGCCGCCAACGCCGGCGGCGATCCCTTCGCCTCGGTCGACGCCCTGATCGAGCGCCTGGCGGGCGTGGGCTACATCGCCTCGCGGCGCATCGCGACGGCGCTCTACATGGCCGTGAAGCTGCAGAAGCCGATCCTGGTCGAGGGTTCGGCCGGCGTCGGCAAGACCGAACTCGCCCTCTCGACGGCGACCATGCTGGGCCAGCCGCTGATCCGGATGCAGTGCTACGAGGGCCTCGACGAGTCCAAGGCCCTGTACGAGTGGAAGTACGGCAAGCAGCTCCTCTACACCCAGATCCTGAAGGACCGGATGGGCGAGGCGCTGGCCGACGCGAGCTCGATGGACGCGGCGATGGACCGCCTCCACGGCATGGGTGACCTGTTCTTCTCCGAGCCGTTCCTGGAGCCGCGGCCGCTGATGAAGGCGCTGCAGCAGGACGACGGCTGCGTGCTGCTGATCGACGAGGTCGACAAGTCCGACGAGGCCTTCGAGGCCTTCCTGCTGGAGGTGCTCTCGGCCTACCAGGTCTCGGTGCCGGAACTGGGCGTCCTGAAGGCCAAGGTCCCGCCGCTGGTGTTCCTGACCTCCAACAACGTCCGCGACCTGGGCGATGCGCTGAAGCGCCGCTGCATCCACCTGCACATCCCCCTCCCCGAGGCCTCGCTCGAGGAGAAGATCGTCGCCAGCCGCGTGCCCGGCATCGAGGCGAAGCTGACCCGCGAGCTGGTGGCCTTCGTCCAGTCGCTGCGGACGATGGACCTGCGCAAGTCGCCGTCGATCTCGGAGACGGTGGACTGGGCCCGGGCGCTGGTGCTCCTGCACGCGGACAGCCTGAGCGCCGAGGTGGTGCGGGACACGCTCAACGTCATCCTGAAGTTCGAGCAGGACATCGCCGCGGTCGAGCCGCAGGTGGTGGAGCTGCTCCACCGGCGGTGA
- a CDS encoding vWA domain-containing protein encodes MQHTLEQFFRALRAADVRVSPAEAIDASRAAAVVGYADRTLFKDALCATLAKSAEEVERFDATFEAFFARDAGQAPEPGGELSPAEAEQTADSPLAQALLEGDAAAIQQSMEEAAARAGVAEIRMTTQRSRMTRRLLEEMGLEEIEQIIARARRLPEGDGEGLAERLEAGRRALFDQARSYVQRQHDLYAANSARELREERLARKQINADGGLDPVDYRLMQQLVRRMAKRLAAKYARRRRVAQRGHLDVRKTLRRSTAYGGVPFEVAWKVKKVEKPSIVVIVDVSKSVAAAAQFLLTFLYSLNEVVERLDAFAFSGRLIPVGDILDENSVEGAILEVLQEIGFQSTDYGQALADFCDAHLSSLDRKTTVIVLGDGRSNYADPRLDLMKQIHDRSRAVIWLNPEPESYWGQGDSVMDRYARFCHVAKQCGTLQQLERVIDDVLRSYVPH; translated from the coding sequence ATGCAGCACACCCTGGAGCAGTTCTTCCGGGCGCTCCGGGCCGCCGACGTACGCGTCTCGCCGGCCGAGGCGATCGACGCCTCGCGGGCGGCGGCCGTCGTGGGCTACGCCGACCGCACGCTGTTCAAGGACGCCCTGTGCGCGACCCTGGCCAAGTCGGCCGAGGAGGTCGAACGGTTCGACGCCACGTTCGAGGCGTTCTTCGCCCGCGACGCGGGACAGGCGCCCGAGCCGGGCGGCGAGCTCTCGCCGGCCGAGGCCGAGCAGACGGCCGACAGTCCCCTGGCCCAGGCGCTGCTGGAGGGCGACGCCGCCGCGATCCAGCAGTCGATGGAGGAGGCCGCCGCCCGCGCCGGCGTCGCCGAGATCCGCATGACGACCCAGCGCAGCCGGATGACGCGCCGGCTGCTGGAGGAGATGGGCCTGGAGGAGATCGAGCAGATCATCGCCCGCGCCCGCCGCCTGCCCGAGGGGGACGGCGAGGGCCTCGCCGAGCGCCTGGAGGCCGGCCGCCGGGCCCTGTTTGACCAGGCCAGGAGCTACGTCCAGCGTCAGCACGACCTCTATGCCGCGAACTCGGCGCGGGAGCTGCGCGAGGAGCGGCTGGCGCGCAAGCAGATCAACGCCGACGGCGGGCTCGATCCCGTGGACTACCGGCTGATGCAGCAGCTCGTCCGGCGCATGGCCAAGCGGCTGGCGGCCAAGTACGCCCGCCGCCGCCGCGTCGCCCAGCGCGGACACCTGGACGTGCGCAAGACGCTGCGGCGCTCCACGGCCTACGGCGGCGTGCCCTTCGAGGTGGCCTGGAAGGTCAAGAAGGTCGAAAAGCCGTCGATCGTGGTGATCGTCGATGTCTCGAAGTCGGTCGCCGCCGCCGCCCAGTTCCTGCTGACCTTCCTCTACTCCCTGAACGAGGTGGTGGAGCGGCTGGACGCCTTCGCGTTCTCCGGGCGGCTGATCCCGGTGGGCGACATCCTGGACGAGAACAGCGTCGAAGGCGCGATCCTCGAGGTGCTGCAGGAGATCGGCTTCCAGTCCACCGACTACGGCCAGGCGCTGGCCGACTTCTGCGACGCGCACCTCTCCAGCCTCGACCGCAAGACCACGGTGATCGTCCTGGGCGACGGCCGGTCGAACTACGCCGACCCGCGGCTGGACCTGATGAAGCAGATCCATGACCGCAGCCGGGCGGTGATCTGGCTGAACCCCGAGCCCGAGAGCTACTGGGGCCAGGGCGACAGCGTGATGGACCGCTACGCCCGCTTCTGCCACGTGGCCAAGCAGTGCGGGACCCTGCAGCAGCTGGAGCGCGTCATCGACGACGTGCTCAGGAGCTATGTGCCCCATTGA